Below is a window of Desulfomonile tiedjei DNA.
GGCCAAGATTTGCACCTCTTCGTGCAGCCGGGAATAGTCCTCATCCCGGGCCTTGCCGAATAGAGCCTTGATCTCTGCTTCGGTAAGGTTTTCCACTGCTGGGCAGTGGAAGAACACCGCCTCCCCGCCCAGATCCTCCACCTCCCGGGCCAGCCACTGGAGGTGCTCGTAGTTCGCCTCGCTGAAAGGCAGCACGTAAAGGGAGCTTTTCAACTGCACCGCCCCCACCGCCTGGAGCCGCCGCCAGGCTTTCACCCGGACATTGGGATTCTTTGCCGGAACGGTATAGGAAAATATTAGCCACATATTTGCAACATCTATTTCATTGATAGTTATTTATATAACATTAATCAAGTGGCAAACCAAAAAAATTTCTGAGGTGGATAGCGAAAATTAAAGTTTGACAGCCCAAGACGGCTCTGGTAATTTTTTCTGAAATTGATTTTCAGTCTCAATTATGAAGTCCGAACGGGAAGTGTTCCAAGAATTTCTGGCCCGGAAAGGAATGCGTCTAACCCCAGAGCGGGAGGCCATTTTGACGGAGGTGTTCGCGGAGCACAACCATTTTGATATGGATGAACTTCATATGCGCCTTAGGACCAAAGGCCAACGCATCTCCCGGGCCTCGCTCTATCGGACGCTACCCTTACTGGTGGAGAGCGGATTGGTGCAGGAAGTCTTTTATGAGGATGGCCATATGCACTATGAGCATATCTATGGCCATGAGCACCATTGCCACCTGCGATGTCTAAGTTGCCGCAAGATCATAGAGTTTAGGGACCCGGCGGTGGGAGAGGCGGAAAAGCGGATAGGCCGGGCCAACGGCTTTAAAACGGTGGGACACCGGCTGGAAATCTATGGATACTGTTCCCAGTGCCGGGGAAATAAATAAAAGCAGAAAATTTTTTTGAATCAAGTATGAGAGTGAGTCTCAATTCCAGAATTCCTGGAGATTCCTATCCAGGATATCCTTCCGGAAAGTAACCTGGGCAACGCCGCGTACATTTGGTATTAAGAAAAAGGGGAGCTTGGCAAGATGATGCATAATTTTAAGGTTAAAATCCACGTCCAAACATTTCTGACTTGCCTTATTTCGGTTTGCCTGCTGGCAGGGCTGATTCCGGTAGTGCCGGCGGGGGCGCAAGTGGGTGTGCCCCTCCTGCTGGAAAAACCGGCAGTTGCGATGGCCGCGGCAGAAGAAGCTGAAAAAAAGAAAGAGGGGGCTCCTGCCACCTGCGGTCCCGTTGTCACTGACGCCTGTCTGCCCATCGATACCGGCAAGTTCTCCGTGCAGGTCACTTGGGCTCTGTCCTTCTATATGGGAAATTACTCCCCCAACTGGAGGTATATCAGCGCCGGCGGGGATTTCTACACCTTGTACATGCCGGTTAAATTCGCTTACGGACTCGCCAAAGACCTGGAGGTATATGCCATCATTCCCTTCCTTACCAACTGGGCCAAAAACGTGAACCCGAACCTGGCCGGCCCCAATGGCGAGCGTTCCGCCAGTTACAGCGGCATCGGGGATATGACGCTGATCGGCAAATACAACTTGGCGGCGGAGGGCGATTACCTGCCCGCGGTCAGCGCGGTGGCGGGATTTGCCACCATTCCCACCGGCCACGCCTCCCGCCTCAATCCGGGGCGTTTGCTTCAGGACGCCATCGGCACCGGTTCGCTAACCTTCACCACCGGGGTCAATCTGTTCAAATACTTGAAACCGGTTCTGGTGCATAGCCAAATTTGGATGAATAATCCCGTCAATATCTATAAGATCCGTGGAGAAGACAACCCCCAAAACGT
It encodes the following:
- a CDS encoding transporter; this translates as MMHNFKVKIHVQTFLTCLISVCLLAGLIPVVPAGAQVGVPLLLEKPAVAMAAAEEAEKKKEGAPATCGPVVTDACLPIDTGKFSVQVTWALSFYMGNYSPNWRYISAGGDFYTLYMPVKFAYGLAKDLEVYAIIPFLTNWAKNVNPNLAGPNGERSASYSGIGDMTLIGKYNLAAEGDYLPAVSAVAGFATIPTGHASRLNPGRLLQDAIGTGSLTFTTGVNLFKYLKPVLVHSQIWMNNPVNIYKIRGEDNPQNVRNHDWVNFNLAAEYPFTKDKKWILLMEMYSSWTWSNIYTTLGFQSPVTLLGVQPAIEYVATDKLALAAGVAFDLVGKFNNRKFTPVVTVLYSF
- a CDS encoding transcriptional repressor, producing the protein MTEVFAEHNHFDMDELHMRLRTKGQRISRASLYRTLPLLVESGLVQEVFYEDGHMHYEHIYGHEHHCHLRCLSCRKIIEFRDPAVGEAEKRIGRANGFKTVGHRLEIYGYCSQCRGNK